The Pichia kudriavzevii chromosome 3, complete sequence nucleotide sequence ATTGTAGTGAATAATATTGGAGACGACAGTGTCAGTGATATTGCCTTCTCTCCTCAAGCTGAATACATTGCCATTTCCAATTGGGATAAGAAAGTTAGGATTTTCGAAGTTACCAACAGCGGACAGGTGGAAGGTAGAACATTATATGAACATGAAGGTCCTGTATTGTCTACTAGATTTACATTAGATGGTACTAAGGTAGTCAGTGGTGGTGCAGACAAACAGGTCAAGTTGTTTGATTTAGCATCGCAACAAGCACAAACCATCGGTATGCATAATGACACTGTTAGGGTTGTTAGACATGTAAGCTGTGGGCCTCAGAACACACCATGTGTTGTCAGTGGATCATGGGATAAGACGCTGAAGTATTGGGATACCAGACAACCAAATCCTATTTGCACGCTAGACATGCCTGAACGTGTCTATGCTATGGATTCTGCACAAAAACTTCTAGTTGTGGGTACGGCTGAAAGGCATGTTGTGGTTATTAATTTAGACAGTCCAgataaaatattcaaacaacaaatgtCGCCACTCAAGTACCAAACGAGATCTATTGGATGCTATCCAAAGGGGGATGGGTTTGCAATTGGGTCCATTGAGGGCAGATGTGGTATTCAGTACGTCGACGAAAtacaacagaaacaaaatggGTTTTCATTCAAATGTCAGAGAAATCCTAAACCTACCAAGGAAACAGATATTTACGCCTTGAATTCGGTTGTATTCAATCCTCAATATGGTACTTTTGTCACTG carries:
- a CDS encoding uncharacterized protein (PKUD0C09590; similar to Saccharomyces cerevisiae YER107C (GLE2); ancestral locus Anc_7.405); this translates as MSFGSRLGGFNSTVSSLGSTTTPSTNGTLQELSNDIVVNNIGDDSVSDIAFSPQAEYIAISNWDKKVRIFEVTNSGQVEGRTLYEHEGPVLSTRFTLDGTKVVSGGADKQVKLFDLASQQAQTIGMHNDTVRVVRHVSCGPQNTPCVVSGSWDKTLKYWDTRQPNPICTLDMPERVYAMDSAQKLLVVGTAERHVVVINLDSPDKIFKQQMSPLKYQTRSIGCYPKGDGFAIGSIEGRCGIQYVDEIQQKQNGFSFKCQRNPKPTKETDIYALNSVVFNPQYGTFVTAGSDGTFSFWDKDSKHRLKGYPSLNATIPVVNFNRTGMLFAYALSYDWSKGYQANTPNYPNTVRLHVLKEEEVKPKPKRK